One window of the bacterium genome contains the following:
- the nrfD gene encoding polysulfide reductase NrfD, whose protein sequence is MTPREYFKSLMTPGHYIAWAILAIGLPITFQRFTGGLGAITNLTDNNPWGIWIGIDVLCGVALAAGGFIIGTISHIFGMKEYNPLVRPAILTGFLGYALVVVGLAFDLGRPWRLPYPMFVSLGTSSVMFEVGWCVALYLFCQFVEFFPPLFEWLGAKRLRAWAVKLTLGATVMAVVLSTLHQSSLGALFLIAPGKLHPLWYSMYLPVFFIISAVSGGIGMIIIEASLAHRYFKMQTAHMSHRDLDKLILGLAKGGALVLYMYFWLKIIGVAHEHQWHLLFSSGYGLWFLFEIFGFILAPAFLFLFAVRHLNATMARVAAVWTVVGLVLNRLNVSVISFNWNAAERYIPHWKEIAVTVTIFTVGVLLYQFIVNRMPILLQHPDYKGDAH, encoded by the coding sequence CGGAGCCATTACAAACCTCACCGACAATAACCCGTGGGGTATCTGGATTGGCATTGACGTTCTCTGCGGAGTCGCCTTGGCCGCAGGTGGTTTCATCATCGGCACGATTTCGCATATCTTCGGAATGAAGGAGTACAATCCGCTCGTCAGACCTGCAATCCTCACCGGATTTCTCGGCTACGCGCTCGTCGTCGTCGGACTCGCCTTTGACTTGGGAAGGCCGTGGCGTCTCCCCTATCCGATGTTTGTTTCCCTCGGCACAAGCTCCGTTATGTTCGAAGTCGGTTGGTGCGTCGCGCTGTATCTGTTCTGCCAATTCGTGGAGTTCTTCCCGCCCCTTTTCGAATGGCTCGGTGCCAAACGGCTCCGCGCATGGGCGGTCAAGCTTACCCTCGGCGCAACGGTTATGGCCGTCGTCCTCTCGACTCTGCATCAATCTTCTCTCGGCGCACTGTTCTTAATCGCACCGGGAAAATTGCACCCGCTCTGGTACAGCATGTACCTCCCTGTCTTCTTCATTATCTCGGCCGTCTCGGGCGGCATCGGCATGATTATCATCGAGGCGAGCCTCGCCCATCGCTATTTCAAAATGCAGACCGCTCACATGAGCCATCGCGATCTCGACAAGCTCATCCTCGGTTTGGCCAAAGGCGGAGCGCTGGTACTCTACATGTACTTCTGGTTGAAAATCATCGGCGTCGCGCATGAACATCAATGGCATCTGCTCTTTAGCTCCGGCTACGGACTCTGGTTCCTGTTCGAAATCTTCGGTTTCATTCTCGCGCCTGCCTTCCTGTTCCTGTTCGCCGTCCGTCACTTGAATGCGACCATGGCGCGTGTTGCCGCTGTCTGGACGGTCGTCGGACTCGTGCTGAATCGCCTCAACGTGTCGGTCATTTCATTCAACTGGAACGCCGCCGAACGCTACATCCCGCATTGGAAGGAAATCGCCGTCACCGTGACGATTTTCACGGTCGGTGTGCTCCTCTACCAGTTCATTGTCAACCGAATGCCGATTCTGCTCCAGCATCCCGACTACAAGGGCGATGCCCACTAA